Proteins found in one Oxyura jamaicensis isolate SHBP4307 breed ruddy duck chromosome 16, BPBGC_Ojam_1.0, whole genome shotgun sequence genomic segment:
- the LOC118175189 gene encoding butyrophilin subfamily 1 member A1-like isoform X6, with product MLVSSCLLCSSSLLACATVFFGFHLHKLDCARFRVLGSDHPITATAGGDVVLPCRLSPRLNAEHMEVRWFRSRFSIYVHLYHSGQDHFSSQMPEYQGRTEFLKGGVSDGNVSLRILRTRLSDEGQYQCLVKDGNFYEEATLELKVAVSGSSPLLSVEDYQDGGIRVGCRAAGWYPKPEMLWRDFQGQQLPSFTESASQDKNGFFQVEKTIIILKNSKQNVSCSVQNTRLPQEKDSSIYISDAIFPKVSPWMVTLFATLAGCSALLIFFLLIYQLRAKYVTELEKRSAEIRKYHGSSVPVGSSAGRTNPASGCLLRCMMRAGGEEVGRTQCFCWGLGEQMKCATSSELASFGERDMEIQKLAAELRWRNAIVPVEEVHVTLDADTAHPQLILSTDGKKVRRGDTRQPMPDNPERYDTYHCVLGQEGFVSGRCFWEVDVGTEEGGVWAMGVARESMKRKGWINPAPQDGILAIFHCGGKYWALTSPDHTALLLTQMPRTIRVYLDFEGQKVAFFNADNQDLLFSFPLAPLSGEKIRPWFRVGPIAQLSLKSPLPAPRVSSMEEPLLPSCFPLKTLSTGQKTPCTPEGRA from the exons ATGTTGgtttcctcctgcctcctttGCAGCAGCTCTCTCCTGGCTTGTGCCACggttttctttggttttcacCTTCACAAGCTGGATTGTG CCCGGTTCCGAGTCCTGGGGTCTGATCACCCCATCACGGCCACCGCGGGAGGGGACGTCGTGTTGCCCTGTCGCCTCTCCCCCCGGCTGAACGCCGAGCACATGGAGGTGAGGTGGTTCCGCTCCCGGTTTTCCATCTACGTGCACCTCTACCACAGCGGGCAGGACCACTTCTCCTCCCAGATGCCCGAATACCAGGGGAGGACGGAGTTTTTGAAAGGGGGTGTCTCCGATGGAAACGTTTCCTTGCGGATCCTCAGGACCAGGCTGAGCGATGAGGGACAGTACCAGTGTCTCGTTAAAGATGGGAATTTTTATGAAGAAGCCACTCTGGAGCTGAAAGTAGCAG TTTCAGGTTCCAGCCCACTTCTGTCCGTGGAGGATTACCAAGACGGGGGGATCCGAGTGGGATGCCGAGCAGCCGGCTGGTACCCAAAGCCTGAGATGCTGTGGAGAGATTTCCAGGGACAGCAGCTTCCTTCCTTTACTGAATCTGCCTCCCAAGACAAGAACGGCTTCTTCCAGGTGGAAAAGACCATCATCATCCTCAAAAACTCGAAGCAAAACGTGTCCTGTTCTGTCCAGAACACTCGACTTCCCCAGGAGAAGGACTCCTCAATTTACATATCAG ATGCCATTTTCCCAAAGGTCTCTCCCTGGATGGTAACTCTCTTTGCCACCCTGGCCGGCTGCTCAGCtttgctgattttcttcctattaATTTATCAGCTACGAG CCAAATATGTCACAGAACTTG agaaacGCAGCGCAGAAATCCGTAAGTACCACGGTTCTTCCGTCCCTGTGGGTAGTTCTGCAGGGAGGACGAACCCTGCGTCTGGATGCTTGCTTCGTTGCATGATGAGAGCTGGGGGGGAGGAAGTGGGGAGGACGCAGTGCTTTTGCTGGGGTCTTGGGGAACAAATGAAGTGCGCGACTTCGTCGGAACTGGCCAGTTTCG ggGAACGTGATATGGAAATAC agaaaCTTGCTGCAGAACTGC GGTGGAGAAATGCTATTGTCCCCGTGGAAGAAG TGCACGTCACTCTGGACGCGGACACGGCGCACCCCCAGCTCATCCTCTCCACGGATGGGAAGAAGGTGCGGCGAGGAGACACGCGGCAACCCATGCCTGACAATCCCGAGCGATACGACACCTACCACTGTGTCCTGGGCCAGGAGGGATTTGTCTCGGGGAGATGCTTCTGGGAGGTGGATGTGGGGACGGAGGAAGGGGGGGTCTGGGCAATGGGGGTGGCCAGGGAGTCCATGAAGAGGAAGGGGTGGATCAACCCCGCTCCGCAGGATGGTATCTTGGCTATCTTCCACTGCGGGGGCAAGTACTGGGCTCTGACCTCTCCTGACCACACAGCTCTCCTCCTCACCCAGATGCCCCGAACGATTAGGGTTTACTTGGACTTTGAGGGACAGAAGGTAGCCTTTTTCAACGCTGACAACCAAGACCTGCTCTTTAGTTTCCCGCTGGCCCCGTTGAGCGGGGAGAAGATCCGTCCCTGGTTCCGCGTGGGACCAATTGCCCAGCTCAGCCTGAAGTCACCTCTTCCAGCCCCGCGTGTCTCCAGCATGGAGGAACCTCTGCTCCCTTCATGCTTCCCCTTGAAGACCCTCTCCACAGGGCAAAAGACCCCGTGCACACCAGAGGGCAGGGCATGA